One Dromiciops gliroides isolate mDroGli1 chromosome 3, mDroGli1.pri, whole genome shotgun sequence DNA segment encodes these proteins:
- the ZNF580 gene encoding zinc finger protein 580 — translation MDAPPSKAASFPKPEPSASAISPSPRPGRYLLIDANGVPYTYTMLVEDEPPRASPKGEAVRGELGPGCPAAPRKGYSCPECGRAFESPLRLQSHRISHSDLKPFICGACGKAFKRSSHLSRHRSMHQPGGSRCHACPLCPRRFRDAVELAQHFRDH, via the coding sequence ATGGATGCGCCTCCTTCAAAGGCGGCCTCTTTTCCCAAGCCAGAACCTTCGGCCTCTGCTATCTCACCGTCCCCCAGGCCGGGCCGGTACCTGCTCATTGATGCCAATGGGGTCCCTTATACCTATACGATGCTGGTGGAGGACGAGCCCCCCCGGGCCAGCCCCAAGGGGGAGGCAGTCAGAGGAGAGCTTGGCCCTGGGTGCCCAGCGGCCCCTCGGAAGGGCTACAGCTGCCCCGAGTGTGGCCGGGCCTTCGAGAGCCCCCTCAGACTGCAGAGCCACAGGATCTCCCACTCGGACCTCAAGCCTTTCATTTGCGGGGCCTGCGGGAAGGCCTTCAAGCGCTCCAGCCATCTGTCTAGGCACCGCTCCATGCACCAGCCTGGGGGCAGCCGCTGCCACGCGTGCCCTCTGTGCCCACGACGCTTCCGAGATGCCGTAGAGCTGGCGCAGCATTTCAGGGACCACTAG
- the ZNF581 gene encoding zinc finger protein 581, translated as MEPPPPQASPSPEPGPSSTPEAPGQPPRLGRYLLIDTQGIPYTVLVEEKAEAPPGEVPAGSTSRKCYSCPVCSRVFEYLSYLQRHSVSHSELKPFVCAVCGKAFKRASHLARHRSTHRVGGGRPHACPLCPRRFRDAGELAQHGRVHSGERPFQCPHCPRRFSERNTLQRHMRRKHP; from the coding sequence ATGGAACCTCCGCCCCCCCAAGCATCTCCCTCCCCAGAGCCAGGCCCCTCGTCGACCCCCGAGGCTCCGGGACAGCCCCCCAGGCTGGGCCGCTATCTCCTCATCGACACACAGGGCATCCCCTACACGGTGCTGGTGGAAGAGAAAGCTGAGGCGCCCCCGGGGGAGGTCCCGGCAGGGTCCACCTCGAGGAAATGCTACAGCTGTCCCGTGTGCTCCAGGGTCTTTGAGTACTTGTCCTACCTGCAGAGGCACAGCGTCTCGCACTCGGAGCTCAAGCCCTTCGTGTGCGCCgtgtgtgggaaagccttcaagCGGGCCAGCCACCTGGCCCGGCACCGCTCCACGCACCGAGTCGGGGGCGGCCGGCCACACGCCTGTCCCCTGTGTCCCCGGCGATTCCGAGACGCCGGGGAGCTGGCCCAGCACGGCCGAGTGCACTCAGGGGAGAGGCCCTTCCAGTGTCCGCACTGCCCGAGGCGATTCAGTGAGAGGAACACCTTGCAGAGACACATGAGGAGGAAGCACCCGTGA
- the LOC122748723 gene encoding nascent polypeptide-associated complex subunit alpha, muscle-specific form-like, with protein sequence MTGEGEGVRPAWGTPSAPALCPTGPPGSLRSRGLRDAAGPWAEPEVLSFSPPLYTPPPPSPTVPRSPTRAARTPARGAAAAAPMPSSGERLQSATGAGGGGKLPPPSPRHAALPPAREQSVSTPPHRAEPARRAQRLKPCLGPGREGRSWARVGRHEGRGEKRDLRHGTSCALA encoded by the coding sequence ATgacaggagagggggaaggggtgcGTCCCGCGTGGGGCACCCCCTCCGCCCCCGCCCTTTGTCCCACGGGGCCCCCGGGCTCGTTGCGGAGTCGGGGACTCAGGGATGCAGCGGGGCCCTGGGCTGAGCCTGAGGTCCTGTCGTTCTCCCCTCCTCTTTACACACCGCCCCCTCCCTCGCCCACGGTCCCGCGTTCACCCACCCGCGCGGCAAGGACTCCAGCCCGGGGAGCAGCGGCGGCGGCGCCCATGCCCAGCTCCGGGGAGCGTCTGCAAAGTGCCACCGGCGCGGGGGGCGGAGGCAAGCTCCCCCCACCCAGCCCACGCCACGCCGCCCTCCCCCCCGCGCGCGAGCAGAGCGTGAGCACGCCCCCGCACCGGGCGGAGCCAGCCAGGCGTGCCCAGAGGCTAAAGCCCTGCTTGGGACCTGGGAGGGAGGGCCGGAGCTGGGCCCGAGTGGGGCGCCACGAGGGACGCGGGGAGAAGAGGGACTTGCGCCACGGAACCAGTTGTGCACTTGCGTGA
- the CCDC106 gene encoding coiled-coil domain-containing protein 106, which produces MSERNGRRRTMKKDEEGLEISIPFNETPPLESPQIFYGLSPPQGSFEEAPEPTSPTLALMNSVKTQLHMALERNSWLQKRIEDLEEERDFLRCQLDKFISSARMDAEDHCRGKPGPRRAEGADGRGGGEASDPESAASSLSGGSEEGGSAERKRQKQKGGAGRRRFGKPKARERQRVKDADGVLCRYKKILGTFQKLKSMSRAFEHHRVDRNTVALTTPIAELLIVAPEKLAEVGEFDPSKERLLEYSRRCFLALDDETLKKVQALKKSKLLLPITYRFKR; this is translated from the exons ATGAGTGAGAGAAACGGCCGGAGGCGGACAA tgaagaaggatgaggagggCTTGGAGATCTCGATCCCGTTCAATGAGACCCCTCCTTTAGAATCTCCGCAGATTTTCTACGGCCTGAGCCCTCCCCAGGGCAGCTTTGAAG AGGCCCCGGAGCCCACGTCCCCCACCCTGGCGCTGATGAATAGCGTGAAAACGCAGCTTCACATGGCCTTGGAGAGGAACTCTTGGCTCCAGAAGAGAATCGAGGACCTGGAGGAAGAGCGGGATTTCCTGCGATGTCAGCTGGACAAGTTCATCTCCTCTGCCCGCATGGACGCAG AGGACCACTGTCGGGGGAAGCCGGGCCCCCGGCGGGCAGAGGGTGCCGATGGCCGGGGCGGAGGGGAAGCCTCAGACCCCGAGTCAGCAGCCTCATCCCTTAGCGGTGGCTCCGAGGAGGGGGGTTCTGCAGAGAGGAAGCGCCAAAAACAGAAGGGGGGGGCTGGCCGGAGGAGATTTGGGAAACCCAAGGCCCGGGAGAGGCAGAGGG TGAAGGATGCTGACGGGGTGCTGTGCCGCTACAAGAAGATCCTGGGCACCTTCCAGAAGCTGAAGAGCATGTCCAGAGCCTTCGAGCACCACCGAGTGGACCGCAACACGGTGGCCTTGACCACGCCCATTGCCGAGCTGCTCATTGTGGCCCCCGAGAAGTTGGCTGAGGTGGGCGAGTTTGACCCGTCCAAGGAGCGGCTGCTGGAGTACTCCCGAAGATGTTTCCTGGCGCTGGACGACGAGACGCTGAAGAAGGTGCAGGCCCTCAAGAAAAGCAAGCTGCTGCTGCCCATCACGTACCGATTTAAGCGGTGA